Part of the Chanodichthys erythropterus isolate Z2021 chromosome 13, ASM2448905v1, whole genome shotgun sequence genome is shown below.
CTAATCTTCTGTTTCTACCAATAaaggttttaattttaatatatttttaaatatattgtaatattttatttaatgcagCACACAACTAAAAACAAATAGAGACACATGTAAaagattttgaataaaaataccATACAAATATAGCTAAAATATAGCAGAAATAGTCACAATGGATGCTAGATGCTTCACATACACTTTGattaataaagaaatatatttttctgttgatcaCTTGGCAATCAATAAATACAGTCCACTTTGATTTGATGAATTATGTTTTGTTCACCTCATAATAGAACAACAGATCCAGATGACTAAATAACACATTAGATAAATACCCATATATTGCTTCATATGTGATTATTTTACACATGAACCATGTGTAAAATAATAGGATAGGATTTGTACTTAAAAGCACTTGAGATTTTGAATGTCAGAGGGAGCACAAAAATAGAAATGgctaaaaaaaaagacaaattctATCCTTTATATCTCAAACTCTGAATTATTGTGAGTGTGAGCTGATTGATGACACCATTGCCATTTTTTATTGTGTTCtttacaaacacacaaacctgCCATTGAGCAGCATTAAAATATCAAGACATTTTTCCTCATTCAGTTATTCACAATTGTACAGAAAGGTAATTAAGATCTCAGGAATATTTGAGGTATTGAGGAAATGCAAACTAACaagaacacaaataaaagaaagaaaatgatcaAAACAGCTGCTATACAGATTTGTGacatcaaaaaaagaaaaagcacaAATTGTCCTTCAGTCAGTAGCTCTGAGcagttatttaatattaattcagagacatttataataaatagaaCATAACTGAAATAGTAAAACAGCATTCTTGTTATATGCATTCACTTTTTGATGAAGCAGATTTGAAGTTTACAGTACAAAACATGAGCTGAATAAccaaaatgagatattttcttCATGTTTTTATCAGTAACTTTAAAGTCTGAGCTGTTAAATAATgaacaattaaacaaaatactCAAACAAGACAGAAGCATTCCTCTAGGTCATTTACTGGTCAAACAAGTTCTCATCCTGAAAGTGAAAGGTCAGAGGTCAAAACTGAATCTTTAAACTTAAGATTCTAGAACTAACATGACACTTTTTCTTCCCTTTTCAGCCACATATTAAATGTTCCTCTACATGAAAAGCAACCGTCACTGCTGTGAAGATGCTGTACCTTCAGTGCACTGCAGTTTGTTGTTATTTTGGCTTCATCTGGAAGTAAAGGGACATTGGGAGGTAagagtaacacacacacacacacacacacacacacacacacacacacacacacacacacacaaagagaaaCACAGAAGCATTAAAGCTCCTGTCCCTCACTGGCCACTGCAGCGCtatcacaaaatgtatttagcTGTGCTAATTAATTATGCATCAAATATTAAACATGAGAATATGCATTATAAAAACAATTCAGGCAAACTAATTAATAGGTGAAGAAAATCATAAGTGTTGGCACAATCTTTtcaatctctttctcttttcgTGGGTAAGAAGTGtgaataaaaggaaaaaaaaatcagtaatacCTAAATATAATCAAAATATCTGAGGTTCTTAAAACTGTTTGTTGTTACGGATGATCaaaaactgttttgtttttttgaaagtaAGTTCCTTGTTTATCCTGAGCAGTTACGGTTTTTCTCAATTgatttgacacatttctccAAACTCAGGTCACTGTTCTCAAAACAGATAACATAGTAATCTGAACACTTTGTGATTGTCCTAAACAGGTTATACATTTTCCTTCATTTCAtgcaaattttaaataatgcatcatttttttcaaaacactgtgcACAAAATTCCCAAATGTTTTCACAGTAGTTCATACATCCAACCAAAACTTTTATATATCAGGTGAAAACCATAGCAGCTCTTTTTATTGGTTTTACAAAAATCACAATCATTTGTGCACCATTttccaaacacaacaaacaaaactcCATTATTTGTTTAAATCTCAGTATACTTGGAATGTTCTCAATTAGCCCCAAATAAATATCTGCTGAGTTAGTGATACACACAAGACAGAAAATGCACATTTCCTAATTGTTTACACAGCTATCTCAATtacaaaaactataaaaaggggaaagaaaaataacaacaacaaaaaaaaaaaacgctgtaCTGGGGCCGCACAACACAGAAAGGCTTCTAAACTGTTTAAACTCCCTCAATGAAATCAACTTTCTACAGGGTCATCAGGAGCAAACTGAGCAAAATTCTGTACTTTCACCATTCAGCACCAGTAAGAGTGGTTTGAGCATCACCCACATTTCAGGATGGTGTTCCTTCCAGCATATTCTTCTCTTGGATATGAAAAGCATATAATCACAACCCTTACAACCAAGTAAGTCTTCTTCAAGTGATGGAAGAGGCTTGTGGAGAAGTTGAGGCACAAGGATGTCAATAATAATCATGAAATAATAATCATTAATGCTGTATTTGTTATATTAAATGGttttattcattgtatttgacATCTACATTCATCAAGAAGGTATAAAGTGACAAAAGATGACAAAGATGACgttctaaatgtatttattttagtgGAGATATATTTGATTGAATATCATTACAGTGAttgtcaaatcaattaatttgGTGTATTTGTGATTCAGAGAGTATTACTGTTAAAGCTTGAACATGATCCCTTACAACAAAGACAAAACATTCAGATAAATCAATGTAAAATCACTATAATACATCAACAgacataaaaagtaaaaagaatataaaatgcatataaagaTATGAATGATTTGTTGTACGAGTGAAATGAATACGTATGGATATATGAATACACAAGCCTGTATGAATAACAATGTAAAGAaactgtaaagaaaaaaaaataacagatctgccaaatgaataatgTTCACTGTTCTGCTGTCTTTGCACAAGTCAGACCCACAATCACCTGCAGGTGACATACATGACTTTACACTTGTCAAAAATAAGAGAAACCAAGCGTAACTTCTGCTTTTGAACACAATCATCTCTAAGAATTATATGAAAAGTGAAACCccataatgacagtgaataatGTCTCAGAACTGAAGGCTTGTTGTCATGTTTTTCCAAAGAAATGGAGATGTGTGGATGCCTTCAATCTTCCATCTCAATGTCATTCTCATTCTCTTGATCTGCAGTTTCATACTCATAGCTTTTATCGCTGTAGGCCTCTAAGATATTGACAATCTCATGCAAACCTTTTATCCTAGCCTGTGCTCTGATCATATCCAGAATGGAATGCATGGAATAGGCATATTCCACAATGCTCCTAGTTTTACCCTTTTCTCCTTTGTACACATATCCACCAGTGTGCACACCAATCAGATAGCAGTCTTCATCAAAAACTGGAGAGCCAGAAGATCCATGAAAGAAACAAGAGTTATAATTAATCTGGTTTTCATAAAAGTCCCATTTATCTTCAAAACTCCTCTGTGTAATCACATTAATGAAATTGATATTCTCAGATATGTGTTTATCTGCAGCCTCTTGTAGTTTTGTTTTCTCAATGATGAAGCAGGGATCTATTTTCTTGATCCCACCATCAGGATGTCCCACAATGCAGATCCCACCACTAGGAAGGGGGCCAGGACTAAAATGACTGAGCAACTCAGGACGGCCTGTGATTTCATCAACAGCATCCAGTTCAAGAAGAGCAAAGTCAAGATGACTTTTATTGGCATCTGTTATGTAACAGTAAGCAGCAATCTGTTTCTTGACCGGCACCAGGTTCACTTTTGAGTCCAGACGTTCAAAATCAAATGCAGCTTCTAAAGACTTTGTAGAAGAAAGCTTGTCTGGAGATTCGAGAAATTCCCTAACAACGTGTGCGTTAGTGAGAATAAATTGCCCAAAGAGTAGGAAGCCGGTTCCTCTGGCGAATCCCTCCACTCGAATCTGACACACCGAGTCAGAGAGTCTCATGAGCTGCTTTATTTTACACACCTCAGAGAAACTCTGAACACTTTTGTCATATTCTGCTCTGAAGAATGTTTGAACCTGAGATTTGTTCTTTAGGTTCTCTCGCTGCTTTAACGTCTCCAGTAAACCTTTATACTGGGAACGCAGAATTCTCAGAATCTCTTCAGAGTCAATTACTTTCGAGTATTTAGCTGAAGTATTTTTGGATTTCTTTGCGTTTCCCTTTTTGGTTTCTTCTGGTTCAGTGTTGACGGGATGCTGTTTAGGATCAACATTTTCTTTCAAATCAGCGGCTGAAGTTTCATTCATTTCAGGGCTGACGTCACTCAAGAAGTCATCTTGGCTGTCTGGCTGGTTTTTGTCACTGATAACAATGATCTGAAAATACTTTCGATCAAGATGCTCTACAGTGCTTGACATTACATGGTTTATCTCGCTCCCAAACTCACGGAGTGCACACTGTTTCTTGAATATTACATCTGTGAATCGTCCGTCACGGCGAAGAGCAGCCTTCAGTTTGTCTTCTTTGAACGCGTACACACAGACATCCTCAACTTTCTTCCTCAGCTCATTGTTTTTCGTTAAGCGTTTCACTTTCTCCCCTCCTTTTGTTTTAATGTAAAACATTACTAAGTTTTCTGATTCGTTGGAGAATGAAAGTCTTccagttgtttttttctttgtatcaaCATTTCCAGTATTTTTGATGAAGGATATATCTAGGATCTCATCTTTTTCAATAAGACAGCAGGGGAAATCGGCCTTCACAGCAGCTCTAGGAACTTCTCCTTTGGATCTCTTGATAACTATTTCTTTATCCTTGTTGTCTTCTTTAATCTTCTTGAAAATCTTGTTTGTATTAAGAGCATCAAGCACAGTCTTGGATGTATCACATGCCACTGCATGTTTCTTGAATTTGTAGCGGAAATTGAAAGTGTGGCTTTGCCCTTCATCGCACTGttaaattcaaaagaacaataatacaaaaaacatttatgaataaAAGGTTTTCATAAAATGATTAGCAATATTGcattatattgaaatatatacaaataatatataGCAGGGATGCAGATCTGCACAATTTCCCAGATTTAATTTGGATTCACAAGTCACTGATCACAACAGttcatacactttttttttttaattctttaatttaGGTGTATTTTTCATGAAGTAGAAGACTAGCCCACTGATTCGACAGTGATCTGCAGGACAGGAGGCTCAATACAGGTAAAGGCATATCAGTTGATAAGTACCAAGTATCATTAAAATTCACATACCTGCTGCATATGGCTTTTTGATGGACCGTCTTTAACTTCATCATTGAAAATTTTGTTTGTCCTTTCCTGAGTAAATGTCAACAAAACTGCATTGTTAATATGAGTCCACTAGTGCACACGGGTTTACTATCAAATTGTAAACTATaagcactgcaaaaaatgatcACTGTAAAAAGATATGGATTTTTTTGAGCAGCTATCATGCtttgttttttcaaaatgttttggctAGAGAAATTCCACACACACTTTTTCACAAGACCCTTAAATAATATTCATTCAATGATACAGATATGTCACTATTAGGCcgaccgatatatcgcatgcgattgtcacgcgcatttcgtcagtaaagccggttccctgattaccgctaaatcgccatcacctgctttcaaatggagcggcatttaatagacagagccgtggatcactgacaagccacgcaatatcgcgttcaatatcgcagatgaatcgccttcgataatgaacgcgatattgcgtagcttgtcagtgatctacggctctgatgccgctccatttgaaagcaggtgatggtgatttagtggtaatcagggaaccggctttactgacgaaatgcgcgtgacaatctcctgcatgcgatatatcggtcagccctagtCACTATGCAACAAACCTTTAGAGGATCACGGCCATTGTTTCCTTTTTTCTTCCTCGTAAGATTTATTCTTTCCTAGAAAAATGGCACAAGTAACATTAAAatagcatattattattataaataactgAACACACCTAAATACAATTTAGGACATTACCAAAATAGATTGAATGTTATGATATTGATACACAAATTAATCATAGACGAGTAAGGAAGCAGTGCATCCTCAATCCGTGACTTTTTGGCACGTGGCGAATGTGGATGGTGGGGCTGAGGAAGCATAGCATCACTCACTGCCAAACCGCACCTGATATGGCTCTGAGAATGAGGAAATTGCTCTTTTATTG
Proteins encoded:
- the LOC137034479 gene encoding serine protease FAM111A-like, giving the protein MSGPNKSILDFFPKTQTDRNSGARRASQTGDNVQERINLTRKKKGNNGRDPLKERTNKIFNDEVKDGPSKSHMQQCDEGQSHTFNFRYKFKKHAVACDTSKTVLDALNTNKIFKKIKEDNKDKEIVIKRSKGEVPRAAVKADFPCCLIEKDEILDISFIKNTGNVDTKKKTTGRLSFSNESENLVMFYIKTKGGEKVKRLTKNNELRKKVEDVCVYAFKEDKLKAALRRDGRFTDVIFKKQCALREFGSEINHVMSSTVEHLDRKYFQIIVISDKNQPDSQDDFLSDVSPEMNETSAADLKENVDPKQHPVNTEPEETKKGNAKKSKNTSAKYSKVIDSEEILRILRSQYKGLLETLKQRENLKNKSQVQTFFRAEYDKSVQSFSEVCKIKQLMRLSDSVCQIRVEGFARGTGFLLFGQFILTNAHVVREFLESPDKLSSTKSLEAAFDFERLDSKVNLVPVKKQIAAYCYITDANKSHLDFALLELDAVDEITGRPELLSHFSPGPLPSGGICIVGHPDGGIKKIDPCFIIEKTKLQEAADKHISENINFINVITQRSFEDKWDFYENQINYNSCFFHGSSGSPVFDEDCYLIGVHTGGYVYKGEKGKTRSIVEYAYSMHSILDMIRAQARIKGLHEIVNILEAYSDKSYEYETADQENENDIEMED